ACGACGAGGACGGCGGAGGCGAAGGAAACGAAGGGGACGGCCGCCAAGGAGCAGCCGAAGCGCTCCGCCGCCCCGAAGACCCCCGCCGCCGGAACCACGAAGAGCTCGGCACCGGCCCCCGCGTCGAGCCCGGCCGCGCCCAGGACCACCGCGCCGGCCGCCCGGACGACCACCGCACCGGCCGCCGCCACCTCGGCCCAGGCCGCCGTGCTCGCCCTGGTCAACCAGGAGCGCGCCAAGGTCGGCTGCAGCGCGGTGACCGCGAGTTCCTCTCTTGCCTCGCTCGCCCAGAACTTCAGCGACGACATGGCCGCCCGAGGGTTCTTCGACCACACCGACCCCGACGGTCAGTCCCCGTGGGACCGTGCCACCGAGGCCGGCGTCTCGGGTCTCGGCGGTGAGAACATCGCCCGCGGCCAGGCCGACGCCGAGGCCGTCATGGAGTCCTGGATGAACAGCGACGGCCACCGCGCAAACATTCTCAATTGCGACTACAAGACGCTCGGCGTCGGTGTCCACTTCGGATCCGGCGGTCCCTGGTGGACGCAGGACTTCGGCTTCTGAGGCTGCCGGAGCCCTCCTGAGCTCCGCCTGCCCGCACCACCACCCGCTCCGGCCTCGTACGCCCCACAGCTCACCCACGGAATGCGCAATCCCGTGGAAAGCGCTGTGCGGGCGTACGCTGGTTTTCATGGACAGGAACGGCGACAGCGCACCGGACGAGGGCTGCCCGCACGGCACGCTCCCCTTTGACGTGTTCTCCAAGGAGTGCCCCTCGCGCGGCACCCTGGAGCACATCACCGGCCGCTGGGGCAGTCTGACGCTCGGCGCGCTGTACGAAGGCAGCCTCCGGTTCAACGCGCTGCGCCGCCGCGTCGACGGGGTGAGCGAGAAGATGCTCTCCCAGACACTGCACGCGCTGGAGCGCGACGGACTGGTGCACCGCGAGGCCCAGCCGACCAATCCGCCCCGCGTCGACTACGAGCTCACACCCCTGGGGCGTCAGGTCGCCGAACAACTGCTCGGCCTCATCCACCTGGTCCAGGGCCGGATGTCCGAGGTCCTGGTGGCACGCGGGCAGTACGACGAAGCCCGTGCGGGCCGGCCCTGACGTCCTATGGGCGCGGCGGACGCTGGCAGCGGGGGCAGAAGTAGCTCGACCGGTTCATCCAGGCGCGGCGCCGCATCGGCGTGCCGCAACGGTGGCACGGCTCGTCCTCGCGTCCGTAGGCATCGAGCGAGCGGTCGAAGTAGCCCGACTCGCCGTTCACGTTCACATAGAGGCTGTCGAAGCTCGTGCCGCCCTGCGCCAGCGCCGCGTTCATCACGTCGCGGACGTGGCCCAGCAACTCGGCCGACTTGGGGCGGGTCAGGGTCGCGGTCGGCCGGTCGTAGTGCAGCTTGGCCCGCCAGAGCGCCTCGTCCGCGTAGATGTTGCCGACGCCGCTGATCAGCGACTGGTCGAGCAGGGCGCGCTTGACCGTCGTACGGCGTAGCCGCAGCGCGATGTGGAACGCGGCGTCGTCGAAGGCCGGGTCCAGTGGGTCGCGGGCGATATGGGCGATGGTGTCGGGCAGCCCCTCGGCGGTGTTCTCGTGGAGGGAGAGCCCACCGAAGGTGCGCTGGTCGACGAAGCGCAGCTCGGTTCCGACGGAGTCGTCGAAGCGGATCCTGATCCGCAGGTGCTTCTCGTCGAGTGCGCCCTCGGGCTGCACGAGCAGCTGACCGCTCATGCCCAGGTGGCCGAGGAGCGAGGTGGCCGCGTCATCGAGCGGCACCCACAGATACTTGCCGCGGCGCATCGCCGTGCCCAGCCGGACACCGGCGAGCCGGGCCGCGAAGTCCGCACCGCCCGCCACGTGCCGGCGGACGGCACGCGGATGCAGGACCTCGACCTCGCCGACCGTGCGCCCGGTGACCCAGCGCTCAAGACCGCGCCGGACGACTTCGACCTCGGGCAGCTCGGGCACGGTGTCGCTCCTGGATCTGTGGCTGGGTCTTGTTGCGGACAGAGAGAACCCCCCGGTGCGCGGGGCACCGGGGGGTTCTCGGGGTCAGGCAGGAGCAACGTCCGTGGACGCCGGGTCGGCAGGGGTGTCGGCGGCCCCTCCGTCGGCAGCGGACTTCGCCGCAGCCTCCCGTGCTTCCGCGGCGGCGCTGATCTCGCGCCAGGCGGACTCGGCCGCCTGCTGCTCCGCTTCCTTCTTGCTACGGCCGGTGCCGGTGCCGTACGAGACACCACCGACGCGAGCAGCAGCAGTAAAGGTCTTCTCGTGGTCCGGGCCGGTCTCCGAGACGAGGTACTCGGGGACTCCGAGGCTCTCGCTCGCGGTGAGCTCCTGGAGACTGGTCTTCCAGTCCAGGCCGGCACCGAGGTTCGAGGACCTGTCGATCAACGGGTCGAAGAGCCGGTGAACCAGCTCCGAGGCCACGTCAAGGCCCTGATCGAGATAGACCGCACCGATCACCGCTTCAAGGGTGTCGGCGAGGATGGACGCCTTGTCCCGGCCACCCGTGCCCTCTTCACCGCGGCCGAGCCGGATGAAGGAGCCGAGTTCAAGGCCGCGGCCCACTTCCGCAAGCGCACGCGAGTTGACTACCGCGGCCCGCAATTTGGCCAGCTGGCCTTCAGGCAGGTCGGGGTGAGTGCGGTACAGCGTGTCCGTGACCACCAGGCCGAGCACCGAATCCCCGAGGAATTCAAGCCGCTCGTTGGTGGGCAGACCGCCGTTCTCGTACGCGTACGAACGATGGGTCAGCGCACGCACCAGAAGGGCGGACTCGAGGTGGTACCCGAGCCGCCCTTCCAGAAGCGTGTGGGACGAGGCTGTGTTGACGTTGTCTGCCTGCTTCTTGGCGTGGGACAACTCAGACATCGGGCCTCTCACCAGCCGCTCAGACCTCGAGGACCTGGCGCTTGTTGTACGTGCCGCAGCTGGGGCACGCAATGTGCTGCAGCTTCGGCTCCTGGCAACGCTCGCACGAAACCAGGGTGGGGACCGCAGCCTTCCACTGCGACCGGCGGTGGCGCGTGTTGCTGCGCGACATCTTCCGCTTCGGAACAGCCACGGCTACTTCTCCTGCTTCTCGTCGACGCCGGGTGCGGCGCCGCCCATGTTGTCCTTCTCGCCGTCCTGAACGGTCTCGGCGAGTCCTTGCAATGCCGCCCAACGAGCATCGACGACATCGTGATGGTGGCCCGGATTCTCGTCCAGCCTGATTCCGCATTCGGAACACAGACCGGCACAGGTCTCCGTGCACACCGGCTGCATCGGCAGTGCGAGCACTACCGCATCACGCAGCACCGACTCGAGGTCGAAAAGGCCGTCCTCGAGGAAGTACCTGTCCTCGTCGTCCTCGGCGTCGTCGACCGGGTCCGCGGTCTTGCTGCGGTTCCGGTCATCGGCGTCAGGGTACGAGAACATTTCCTGGAAGTCCGCCTTGACCTCAAGGCTCAGCGGCTCCAGACACCTTACGCACTCCCCCTCGGCGGATGCACGGGCGGTGCCTGTGACAAGCACACCTTCCATGACCGATTCGAGGCGGACGTCCAACTGCACGGGTGCGCCTTCCGGCACACCGATGACTCCGTCGATACCGAAGTCCTTGGGGGCGTCCACCGAGCGGGTCAGCCGCTTGAGGGCACCAGGACGCCGGCCCAGCTCGTGCGTATCGAACACGAGAGGGTTTCGGTGGTCGAGGTGGCCGTTCAGGGCTTTTCCTGCTTTCGAATCGTGCGCATCACGCGTGGTGGGGGTGGGCCGACCGGTTCGGAGTCGAAGCGGGCAGCCGGGATCGCGGACATACGCGCGACCGAAGAGCCAGGATACTGGACACACCGCCCAGCACCCAATCCGGCCCTGATCCGGGGCCTGGACCGGACCCCCGGCGCGTTCAGCGCTCCTGTTCGTACCGGCGGAGCTGTTCCAGGTCGATCATGCTGGTGTCGAACAGGCTGGTCTCGTCCAGGGCGCCCTCGCCGTGCTGCTGAAGAGGCTGCTGGAGGGGCTGCTGCGAGGCCTGCACCGGCTGCTGCCAGACGTCGTAGCCCTGCGCCGGGACCTGGCCCTGGTTCGGGTCGTAGCCCTGCGCCGGGAGCTGAGCCCGGTTCGGGTCGTAGCCCTGCTGCTGGTAGCCCGCGTAGGGGTCGGGCTGCTGCTGGTAGCCGGCGTACGGGTCGGGCTGCTGCGACTGGCCCTGGTACGCGTCCTGCTGCTCCTGGTACGCGTAGGTCTGCGCGTACTGCGGTTCGGGCTGCGCCGGGTACTGGGGCTCGCCGTGCTGCTGGGGGACCTGGAGCGCTTCGGGGGTGGCGACCTCGGCCAGACCCGCCCAGTGGTCCTCGTCGCTGGTGTGGCCCTGGGCGCCCGCGGCGTCCTGGGCGGCCATGTGCGCGCCGAGGTCGTCGGTGGCGACCCGGCCGTGCAGCTTCTGCCGGCCGCGGCCGACGGCCTCCAGGGTCTTGGCGAGCACCGCCTCGAAGGCGCCGAGCTTGGTGTCCACGTACTCGTCGGCCCGGCGTTGGAGCGTGGCCGGATCGGCGCTGCGCTCGGGGGCCTCGACGAAGTCCGGGTCCTCGAAGCCCTGCTCGTCGAAGCCCTGGCCGCGGCCGAGGAGCTTTTCGCGGCCCCGGTCGACGGAGCCGATCGTCT
This genomic interval from Streptomyces sp. NBC_00464 contains the following:
- a CDS encoding CAP domain-containing protein, producing MGRHRRAAAAPAAEQHAEGTAGRNRSTRRGKRSGFPVRTGLLGVSAALAVGAVAVASGLLPGGDNYNVSGGPAADQVRSDAAPDLLTQGGSTTAPTDRGSASAKASRGTERAKGPTKSASPEAGSPSASPSKTSEPTRTTRTAEAKETKGTAAKEQPKRSAAPKTPAAGTTKSSAPAPASSPAAPRTTAPAARTTTAPAAATSAQAAVLALVNQERAKVGCSAVTASSSLASLAQNFSDDMAARGFFDHTDPDGQSPWDRATEAGVSGLGGENIARGQADAEAVMESWMNSDGHRANILNCDYKTLGVGVHFGSGGPWWTQDFGF
- a CDS encoding winged helix-turn-helix transcriptional regulator, whose protein sequence is MDRNGDSAPDEGCPHGTLPFDVFSKECPSRGTLEHITGRWGSLTLGALYEGSLRFNALRRRVDGVSEKMLSQTLHALERDGLVHREAQPTNPPRVDYELTPLGRQVAEQLLGLIHLVQGRMSEVLVARGQYDEARAGRP
- the mutM gene encoding bifunctional DNA-formamidopyrimidine glycosylase/DNA-(apurinic or apyrimidinic site) lyase; translated protein: MPELPEVEVVRRGLERWVTGRTVGEVEVLHPRAVRRHVAGGADFAARLAGVRLGTAMRRGKYLWVPLDDAATSLLGHLGMSGQLLVQPEGALDEKHLRIRIRFDDSVGTELRFVDQRTFGGLSLHENTAEGLPDTIAHIARDPLDPAFDDAAFHIALRLRRTTVKRALLDQSLISGVGNIYADEALWRAKLHYDRPTATLTRPKSAELLGHVRDVMNAALAQGGTSFDSLYVNVNGESGYFDRSLDAYGREDEPCHRCGTPMRRRAWMNRSSYFCPRCQRPPRP
- the rnc gene encoding ribonuclease III, encoding MSELSHAKKQADNVNTASSHTLLEGRLGYHLESALLVRALTHRSYAYENGGLPTNERLEFLGDSVLGLVVTDTLYRTHPDLPEGQLAKLRAAVVNSRALAEVGRGLELGSFIRLGRGEEGTGGRDKASILADTLEAVIGAVYLDQGLDVASELVHRLFDPLIDRSSNLGAGLDWKTSLQELTASESLGVPEYLVSETGPDHEKTFTAAARVGGVSYGTGTGRSKKEAEQQAAESAWREISAAAEAREAAAKSAADGGAADTPADPASTDVAPA
- the rpmF gene encoding 50S ribosomal protein L32, with product MAVPKRKMSRSNTRHRRSQWKAAVPTLVSCERCQEPKLQHIACPSCGTYNKRQVLEV
- a CDS encoding YceD family protein, translated to MFDTHELGRRPGALKRLTRSVDAPKDFGIDGVIGVPEGAPVQLDVRLESVMEGVLVTGTARASAEGECVRCLEPLSLEVKADFQEMFSYPDADDRNRSKTADPVDDAEDDEDRYFLEDGLFDLESVLRDAVVLALPMQPVCTETCAGLCSECGIRLDENPGHHHDVVDARWAALQGLAETVQDGEKDNMGGAAPGVDEKQEK
- a CDS encoding ATP synthase F0 subunit B, whose product is MDVQKKLDEIVEAVGNARSMPMSASCVVNRADLLSMLEEVREALPGSLAQAAEVIGGHEQLVEQARQEAGRIIETAHAERGSLISGTEIARQSQAEADRILGEARKDAEEVRAEADEYVDSKLANFEVVLTKTIGSVDRGREKLLGRGQGFDEQGFEDPDFVEAPERSADPATLQRRADEYVDTKLGAFEAVLAKTLEAVGRGRQKLHGRVATDDLGAHMAAQDAAGAQGHTSDEDHWAGLAEVATPEALQVPQQHGEPQYPAQPEPQYAQTYAYQEQQDAYQGQSQQPDPYAGYQQQPDPYAGYQQQGYDPNRAQLPAQGYDPNQGQVPAQGYDVWQQPVQASQQPLQQPLQQHGEGALDETSLFDTSMIDLEQLRRYEQER